In the Endozoicomonas sp. SCSIO W0465 genome, CAAGGATGGCAAGTGCTCCAATGCTGATGGCACCCTTGCCGGCTCCGCACTCACCATGATTGAAGCGGTGGCCAATAGCATTCGCGCAGGAATTGAGCCCCAGTCTGTGATTCGCATGGCTACCGTCAATGCAGCAAAAGCCATTCATGTTGACAATAAGATGGGGAGCATTGCCGTTGGGCAATTTGCCAACTTCGCCATCTTTGATGACAGCTTTACCCTGCAGGGTACGGTCAGCGGCGGAGAATTGAAACTTAAACAATAACTCTACCTTATACGACTCTCCCAGAGCGTGAGAACGAAACTTAATGACCACTGTAATTGCCAATCTGGACTTCGTAAAAGAGCGGAACATTTCTGCGGTTTACAAAGCGATTGTTGACCATGGCTCCATCTCGAGAATTCAGATAGCCAGACAATGTCGTCTGGCTGCCGGTAGCGTTACCCGTATCACCCGGCAACTGATGGAAGCCGGTCTGATTGTTGAGCAGGAGCAACAGACCTCTGAACGTGGGCGTCGGGCTACATCGCTGGCTCCCGGGCAGGGACAGATCCAGGTTCTGGCAGCAAGGGCAGGCAGAACCAGGCTGCACCTTGGCTTGTGTGACCTGTCAGGAACGCTGCTGGCAAAATACTCAGAGCCTGTTCAACCTTTGAATCAGGTTGAATTTACCGAACAGCTGATTTCAACCCTCAGAAAATTCCTTAAAACACATAAAAAGCATATTCGGTGTCTTGCCGGTGTAGGAATAACGACACCAGGCCTGGTTAATTCAGCCAAAGGGATTATTTCTTTCATGCCTCACCTATCTGTCAGTAATCTCCCTCTGGCAGAGCAGGTGTCTGACGCCCTGGGGATTCCCTGCTTTATCAACAACTTTATTTCGTCCATGGCGCTGGCCGAGTCACACTTTGGCGCCAGCCGTGGATTTAACAACAGCCTCTTTGTCAGCATCCATAACGGTGTGGGTGCAGGCATGATTCTGGACGGCAAGCTCTATGAAGGCAGCACCCTCGCCGTTGGAGAGATTGGGCATATTCAGATCGACCCGCTGGGAGAACGCTGTTACTGCGGTAACTTTGGTTGCCTGGAAACACTGGTCTGTAATCCGGTCCTGGAAAAGCGCTGTCATAAGCTGCTGGCGTCGGGTGTTCCCAGTCTTTTAAATAAGAGCCCTAACGAAAAGGTGGATATCACTGCAATCTGCAGTGCCGCTAACGATGGTGATCAGCTGGCAAATGACCTATTGAAAGAAGCCGCAGGTAATCTCGGCAGGGCCATTGCCATGAGTGTCAATTTGCTTCGGCCAGATCGGGTAGTGCTTGCTGGTGAAATCTGTGGGGCTGCAAAGATAATCCACCCTGTAATCAAGCACTGCCTGAAAACACAGACAGTTTCAGTTAATGAAAACCTTGAAACCATAGTCGTTTATTCAACGCTTTATGACAGCCCATGGTATGGGGGCTTTACTTTAGTGAGAAGGGCGCTACTGGAAGAAGGCCTGCTGCTGAAGCTTATACACTGAACGCCTTTGCTTCTTTGTGGTTGTTTTCTGGATCCAGTGCAAAATGTGACCAGTTCATAGCTGCCGATTATGACCATAGAGCCGGTAGGCTTCCAGGGCCAAAGCTTCATCCACCAGCATTTTCTCAAACTGCTTACGCTCCCCTTCCAGAGGAGATGACACTTTGGGGGTTTGCAGTTCAATTTTCAGGTCATTTTCATGGATGATCGATAACTTCAGTTCGTGAACAGCCTCAACGTAGGCTTTATCAGCCTGCTTGAAGTCACCGGTAACCTCTGCAGCAACACAGTCTTTGAGGCAGTCCACAACCCGCGCCCGGCCTTCGGTAACCCTCGATTGCTCTCTGCCCTCCAGAAGGTCCAGCCAGAGCTGCGATTGCTCGCACTCCAGTTGCAGCTTTCTCAACGCCTGATTACAGGCGCCCTCCGCTTTACCTTCTCCCAGGCGCTGCCAAGCCATTTGATTTTTCTGCTGAACCAGCGCAATCATTGCACCAATTTTTTTCAGCTTATGAATGGGTTTGAGACGGGAAACCATCTTATAGATGAACGTCGGCAGGAAGTTTTTTA is a window encoding:
- a CDS encoding ROK family transcriptional regulator, whose product is MTTVIANLDFVKERNISAVYKAIVDHGSISRIQIARQCRLAAGSVTRITRQLMEAGLIVEQEQQTSERGRRATSLAPGQGQIQVLAARAGRTRLHLGLCDLSGTLLAKYSEPVQPLNQVEFTEQLISTLRKFLKTHKKHIRCLAGVGITTPGLVNSAKGIISFMPHLSVSNLPLAEQVSDALGIPCFINNFISSMALAESHFGASRGFNNSLFVSIHNGVGAGMILDGKLYEGSTLAVGEIGHIQIDPLGERCYCGNFGCLETLVCNPVLEKRCHKLLASGVPSLLNKSPNEKVDITAICSAANDGDQLANDLLKEAAGNLGRAIAMSVNLLRPDRVVLAGEICGAAKIIHPVIKHCLKTQTVSVNENLETIVVYSTLYDSPWYGGFTLVRRALLEEGLLLKLIH